A genomic segment from Heptranchias perlo isolate sHepPer1 chromosome 18, sHepPer1.hap1, whole genome shotgun sequence encodes:
- the phlda1 gene encoding pleckstrin homology-like domain family A member 1, translating to MVRMLEGSREVMKEGVLEKRSEGLLQLWKKKHCVLTEEGLLLLRPKQHLDLSHHHQQESQSGANNSSAGKELRFGDMKTVDCVERKGKYVYFTVVMADKRELDFRCPQDAGWNALITLGMVQYKNRLAIEAVRSSRQKLAQRGIGTGIHNTA from the coding sequence atggtGAGGATGTTGGAGGGGAGTAGGGAGGTGATGAAAGAAGGAGTGCTGGAGAAGAGGAGCGAGGGTCTGCTCCAGCTCTGGAAGAAGAAACACTGCGTCCTGACCGAGGagggtctcctcctcctgcgaccCAAACAGCACCTGGACCTGTCCCATCACCATCAGCAGGAGAGCCAGAGCGGGGCCAACAACAGCAGCGCCGGCAAGGAGCTCCGCTTCGGGGACATGAAGACGGTGGACTGCGTGGAGAGGAAGGGCAAATACGTGTACTTCACGGTGGTGATGGCggacaagagggagctggactttCGGTGCCCCCAGGACGCGGGCTGGAACGCCCTCATCACCCTGGGCATGGTGCAGTACAAGAACCGACTGGCCATAGAGGCGGTCAGGTCCAGCCGCCAGAAACTGGCACAGCGGGGCATTGGCACCGGGATCCACAACACcgcatga